One Roseburia rectibacter DNA window includes the following coding sequences:
- a CDS encoding AAA family ATPase: MSDEQKNVDDGKRWQVDYDCNLVWKQTSKSNTNLNELKKLFGYAERFYDILPSSFEKSDGPYYKIILKPKDNWSSIPDMDDNLKRNFYEDTQEINVAFLTISNDTRENNKKGKEKIISSNLKNHINSIKLRCQGNLYYENLKNKVIIARYSYNQNEDIDKSLYIAFPEEVIGNGQKSYRVKCQNLKKARCYGIYADQSSEYKEVVFEADKLGIYIANREVLHEMRGNVGNVPDIDLIQNGEQKTCLHFLYNRIIFGAPGTGKSHKLENDSRLFENNFERVTFHPNYSYAQFVGTYKPVQDEKSADIVYEYVPGPFMRIYVQALNNPNDNFLLLIEEINRANVASVFGDVFQLLDRKNGISEYPVATTEDIKKYLIKELKCFKKKDSIGNESIKSFDEFSDDDIKKCMYMCIPSNMYIWATMNSADQGVFPMDTAFKRRWEFEYLSVNDDEQVAAIKDYVIPMCFKDNKADHYIGWDSLRTRINNILTSEKCKVNEDKLLGPFFISKNMLDEIKDNKEQIDELEAKDEASRTEKDNEALKDMHQKENNYIKAFESKVIMYLFEDVMKMRPENIFIGHHKKNGKMIFSEICKAFEQDGEGIFGIEDWENI, encoded by the coding sequence GTGAGTGATGAACAAAAAAATGTTGATGATGGAAAACGTTGGCAGGTTGATTATGATTGTAATTTAGTGTGGAAGCAAACAAGTAAATCAAACACTAATCTAAATGAATTGAAAAAATTATTTGGATATGCAGAACGTTTTTATGACATATTACCATCAAGCTTTGAAAAATCTGATGGTCCTTATTATAAGATAATATTGAAACCAAAGGATAATTGGTCAAGTATCCCCGATATGGATGATAATCTCAAGCGTAATTTTTATGAAGATACTCAAGAAATTAATGTGGCTTTTTTGACAATATCAAATGATACAAGAGAGAATAATAAAAAAGGAAAAGAAAAAATTATTTCAAGTAATTTGAAAAATCATATTAATTCTATTAAATTACGCTGCCAGGGTAATTTATATTATGAGAATCTTAAGAATAAGGTTATAATAGCAAGATACTCGTATAACCAAAATGAAGATATAGATAAATCATTGTATATAGCATTTCCAGAGGAGGTTATTGGAAATGGACAGAAAAGCTATAGAGTTAAATGTCAGAATTTAAAAAAGGCTAGATGTTATGGTATATATGCAGATCAAAGCTCGGAGTATAAAGAAGTGGTTTTTGAGGCAGACAAATTAGGAATTTACATTGCTAACAGAGAAGTTTTACATGAAATGAGAGGTAATGTAGGAAATGTGCCTGATATTGATTTGATTCAAAATGGTGAACAAAAAACATGTTTACATTTTTTATATAATAGAATTATTTTTGGTGCACCTGGAACCGGAAAAAGCCATAAACTAGAGAATGATAGTAGATTGTTTGAAAATAATTTTGAAAGAGTAACATTTCATCCAAACTATTCATATGCACAGTTTGTTGGAACATATAAGCCAGTTCAGGATGAAAAGTCAGCGGATATTGTCTATGAATATGTTCCAGGACCTTTTATGAGGATATATGTGCAAGCACTTAATAATCCAAATGATAACTTTTTGCTTCTAATTGAGGAAATTAATAGAGCGAATGTTGCATCAGTTTTTGGGGATGTTTTTCAGTTGTTAGATAGAAAGAATGGAATAAGTGAGTATCCAGTTGCAACAACTGAGGATATAAAAAAGTATTTAATAAAAGAACTTAAATGCTTTAAGAAGAAAGATAGTATTGGAAATGAATCTATAAAAAGCTTTGATGAATTTTCGGATGATGATATAAAGAAATGTATGTATATGTGTATTCCATCAAATATGTACATATGGGCAACAATGAACAGTGCAGATCAGGGCGTCTTTCCAATGGACACAGCATTTAAGCGTAGATGGGAATTCGAATATTTAAGTGTCAATGATGATGAGCAGGTTGCAGCAATAAAAGATTATGTCATACCAATGTGTTTTAAGGACAATAAAGCGGATCATTATATTGGTTGGGATAGTTTAAGAACAAGGATAAATAATATTTTGACATCTGAAAAGTGTAAGGTTAATGAAGACAAGCTTTTAGGACCATTTTTTATATCTAAAAATATGTTAGACGAGATAAAGGATAATAAAGAGCAAATAGACGAATTAGAAGCAAAAGATGAAGCTTCTCGGACTGAGAAAGATAACGAAGCTCTTAAAGATATGCATCAAAAAGAGAACAATTATATAAAAGCATTTGAAAGTAAAGTAATCATGTATTTGTTTGAAGATGTTATGAAGATGCGTCCGGAGAACATATTTATAGGTCATCATAAAAAGAATGGAAAGATGATTTTTTCAGAAATATGTAAAGCCTTTGAGCAAGATGGCGAAGGCATATTTGGAATTGAAGATTGGGAAAATATATAA
- a CDS encoding winged helix-turn-helix domain-containing protein: MYIPTKKELKIATIDVLKENNSECTTEYINDQVAKHLNLSEEYLLSEDENGLGTAYNYRMRWIRTELKKEGKIINIKRGIWRIA; this comes from the coding sequence ATGTATATTCCAACTAAGAAGGAATTAAAAATAGCAACTATAGATGTTTTAAAAGAAAATAACTCAGAATGTACAACAGAATATATTAATGATCAAGTAGCAAAACACTTGAATTTATCAGAAGAATATTTGTTATCAGAAGATGAAAATGGATTAGGAACGGCATATAACTACAGAATGAGATGGATCAGGACTGAGCTGAAAAAAGAGGGCAAGATAATAAATATTAAACGTGGAATTTGGAGAATAGCATGA
- a CDS encoding helix-turn-helix domain-containing protein: protein MAYSDSIKLTMSSSEEIGKAIQKQRRAQKITQKEFAQRLGKSERTIQKYESGEILLKIDVLKQIANELNVPLQELLFAKDTNTPKDNTTAEYPAYEFHTMSDVINALFAITELTDFSFELTNTKPPENPEWTAGIKVNGKGNGKYDADFCLFMENWIAKKNMLQTGKISKEKFDSWKSDMLAYYKDSRLGNEAD, encoded by the coding sequence ATGGCTTACTCTGATTCGATTAAACTTACTATGTCCTCTTCAGAAGAAATCGGAAAGGCAATACAGAAGCAGCGCAGAGCACAAAAGATCACGCAAAAGGAGTTTGCACAGCGTCTGGGAAAATCAGAACGTACTATCCAGAAATATGAATCTGGTGAAATACTGTTAAAGATAGATGTTTTAAAACAGATTGCTAATGAATTAAACGTTCCATTGCAGGAGCTTTTATTTGCAAAAGATACTAATACTCCAAAAGATAATACGACCGCTGAATATCCGGCATATGAATTCCACACTATGTCAGATGTAATCAATGCTCTCTTTGCCATAACTGAACTTACTGATTTTTCATTTGAGCTGACCAACACCAAACCTCCTGAAAATCCTGAATGGACTGCCGGGATCAAGGTTAATGGCAAAGGCAATGGAAAATATGATGCAGACTTCTGTCTCTTTATGGAAAACTGGATAGCAAAGAAGAATATGCTTCAGACAGGAAAAATTTCAAAAGAAAAGTTTGATTCATGGAAATCAGATATGTTGGCATATTATAAGGATTCCAGACTGGGTAATGAAGCCGATTAA
- a CDS encoding relaxase/mobilization nuclease domain-containing protein, translating into MAITKILNIKESEGRNPASHLKNALEYIQNPDKTEECVLVGGINCLPDTAFEQMKETKNIFHKTGKRQGYHVIISFSPEEKVTVEQAMYVLEHFAKDVLGDDYEAVYAVHTDREHMPGHLIWNSVSMTTGKKYNSPKSNWKNHLQPITNKYCDELGLFIMPAEYSKNPKNISRDKWEKEMSMKEIILRDAKMCAYAAGNVEHFKYLMKRLGYVFKKDAWMEVQAPGFRYYHKLAKLDEMFSEETLRHHVDMPWMAKPYFYSLDIRGLHMAKLSSFQKKFYAKLYRLRIVEQKRFVVGGAKYTEDLKRFHQLQDEYLLIVNNDIKSVVDLVDFINEQEEQIQQIEDRQHEIYRESSSRKRSIKNEEQYREYQIWHVEVQEELDELKQEKRKIKRQIQLVDDIIKEDLYTAYYAVTGKEEIVADRDVEIPGMEDEAVFEKDVAVEPRTNVDVMNPDNNQNDTSVMPDIRNVSDVNTARMDEDITDVTGKSEFMESEEKVSVDKAGWIVRRISELGGYENISDSVKADIFGFDIADVSGSIWLFSDVMKRLGIKLDGDEMYEEFQRIYDESVGRDAGKDKAEDKMWNRGRGR; encoded by the coding sequence ATGGCGATTACAAAGATCTTAAATATAAAAGAGTCAGAAGGTAGAAATCCAGCATCACACCTAAAGAATGCTTTGGAATATATCCAAAATCCGGATAAGACAGAAGAATGTGTACTGGTGGGCGGTATTAACTGCCTGCCGGATACGGCATTTGAGCAGATGAAGGAGACAAAGAATATATTTCATAAGACAGGTAAAAGACAAGGCTATCATGTGATTATATCGTTTTCGCCGGAAGAAAAAGTAACTGTAGAACAGGCAATGTACGTCCTGGAGCACTTTGCGAAGGATGTGCTTGGTGATGATTATGAGGCTGTGTATGCAGTCCACACAGACAGAGAGCATATGCCTGGACATCTTATCTGGAACAGTGTCAGCATGACAACCGGCAAGAAATACAATTCACCGAAAAGCAACTGGAAGAATCATCTCCAGCCTATCACAAATAAATATTGTGATGAACTTGGACTTTTCATAATGCCGGCAGAGTACAGCAAGAATCCAAAGAATATCAGCAGGGACAAGTGGGAAAAGGAAATGTCCATGAAAGAGATAATTCTCAGGGATGCCAAGATGTGTGCATATGCAGCCGGGAATGTGGAGCATTTTAAATATCTGATGAAACGGCTTGGATATGTATTCAAGAAAGACGCGTGGATGGAAGTGCAGGCACCGGGATTTCGATATTATCATAAACTGGCAAAGCTAGACGAAATGTTTTCAGAGGAGACGTTAAGGCATCATGTGGATATGCCCTGGATGGCAAAGCCTTACTTTTATTCGTTGGATATCAGAGGATTGCACATGGCGAAGCTGTCATCATTCCAGAAGAAGTTTTATGCAAAGCTGTACAGGTTAAGGATTGTAGAGCAGAAGCGCTTTGTAGTCGGCGGAGCAAAGTATACAGAGGATTTGAAGCGGTTTCATCAGTTACAGGACGAATATCTGCTGATTGTAAATAATGACATCAAAAGTGTTGTGGATCTTGTGGATTTCATAAATGAGCAGGAAGAACAGATTCAGCAGATTGAGGACAGACAGCATGAGATATACAGAGAAAGCTCTAGTCGGAAACGCAGTATAAAGAATGAAGAGCAGTATCGGGAATATCAGATATGGCATGTGGAAGTGCAGGAAGAACTGGACGAACTGAAGCAGGAGAAAAGGAAAATTAAGAGGCAGATACAGCTTGTTGATGACATTATAAAAGAAGATTTGTATACGGCTTATTATGCGGTGACAGGGAAAGAAGAAATCGTTGCAGACAGGGATGTTGAGATACCGGGGATGGAAGATGAGGCTGTGTTTGAGAAAGATGTGGCTGTTGAGCCGAGGACGAATGTTGATGTAATGAATCCAGACAATAATCAGAACGATACGTCTGTAATGCCAGATATTCGTAATGTGTCTGATGTAAATACGGCAAGAATGGATGAAGATATTACTGATGTAACAGGTAAAAGTGAATTTATGGAATCTGAAGAAAAAGTGTCTGTGGACAAAGCTGGCTGGATTGTCAGGAGGATATCAGAACTTGGTGGTTATGAGAATATTAGTGATTCTGTTAAGGCTGATATATTCGGATTTGATATTGCTGATGTTAGTGGAAGCATATGGTTGTTCTCGGATGTAATGAAAAGGCTGGGGATAAAGCTGGATGGAGACGAAATGTATGAGGAATTCCAGAGAATTTATGATGAGAGTGTTGGTAGAGATGCTGGTAAAGATAAAGCAGAAGATAAGATGTGGAATAGGGGCAGAGGAAGGTAA
- a CDS encoding helix-turn-helix domain-containing protein, with amino-acid sequence MSETNEKWSNLEETAEYLGVTKDTIRNWIKKTDIPAHKIGRLWKFKFSEIDEWVKSGKSAL; translated from the coding sequence ATGTCTGAGACTAATGAAAAATGGTCTAATTTAGAAGAAACCGCAGAATATCTAGGTGTAACGAAAGATACTATAAGAAATTGGATTAAAAAAACAGATATACCGGCTCATAAGATAGGTAGACTTTGGAAATTTAAATTTTCTGAGATCGATGAATGGGTAAAAAGCGGGAAGAGTGCATTGTAG
- a CDS encoding DNA cytosine methyltransferase: protein MRKPKVVSLFSGAGGLDIGFKKAGFHTVFATDVWDIACNTLKANNMADEVICNDVRKINFDEVVNKYGEIDCVIGGPPCPPYSQTRHYLVGKADGLNDEKAGFAVPEYFRAIEEIKPRVFFFENVDGFTFKTHTEAFDFLKERSYELGYNITYKVVNCANYGIPQTRKRFICVGIRNDVGEKFDFPFETHSENAKVKGTLPWVTCKDVIGEFDNITEEEKLQRPGSKDYDLFVNIPPGDNYLYYTEKRGCNDPKFKWKSRYWTFLLKLSPDRPSWTLQASFSNNQGPFHWRNRFLRIEEAKRIQTFPDQYKLMGDFKQQWRQIGNAVPSLMAEIVAKKIKEEYFSE from the coding sequence ATGAGAAAACCAAAAGTTGTAAGTTTATTTTCTGGTGCAGGAGGACTTGACATAGGATTTAAAAAAGCAGGATTTCATACAGTTTTTGCGACTGATGTATGGGATATTGCATGCAATACACTTAAAGCTAATAATATGGCAGACGAAGTTATTTGTAATGATGTAAGAAAGATAAATTTTGATGAAGTTGTTAACAAGTATGGAGAGATTGATTGTGTTATTGGAGGTCCTCCTTGTCCGCCATATAGTCAAACTCGTCATTATTTGGTGGGCAAAGCGGATGGACTCAATGATGAAAAAGCAGGATTTGCGGTTCCTGAATATTTTAGAGCTATTGAAGAAATAAAACCGCGAGTGTTTTTCTTTGAAAATGTAGATGGATTCACATTTAAGACACATACGGAAGCATTTGATTTTTTGAAAGAAAGAAGTTATGAATTAGGGTACAATATAACATACAAAGTAGTTAATTGTGCAAATTACGGAATACCACAAACAAGAAAAAGATTTATATGTGTCGGCATAAGAAATGATGTTGGTGAGAAGTTTGATTTTCCTTTTGAAACACATTCCGAGAATGCAAAAGTTAAAGGTACATTGCCATGGGTAACATGCAAAGATGTTATAGGAGAGTTTGACAATATAACAGAAGAAGAAAAATTGCAGAGACCTGGATCTAAAGATTATGATTTGTTTGTTAATATTCCACCAGGAGATAATTATTTGTATTATACAGAAAAGAGAGGATGTAACGATCCTAAATTTAAATGGAAATCAAGATATTGGACATTTTTATTAAAGTTAAGTCCAGATAGACCATCCTGGACATTACAAGCAAGTTTTTCTAATAATCAAGGTCCTTTTCATTGGCGCAATAGATTTTTACGAATAGAGGAAGCAAAAAGGATTCAGACATTTCCGGATCAGTATAAATTGATGGGGGATTTTAAGCAACAGTGGAGGCAAATTGGGAATGCGGTGCCATCATTAATGGCAGAAATTGTCGCAAAAAAAATAAAGGAGGAATATTTTAGTGAGTGA
- a CDS encoding plasmid mobilization protein produces the protein MIQNLEITKGEKRMADGKRRYKSDRKDYKISVKLSEKDMDILKAALKRTGMTASAYIRELIRTGGNIDTSYPEDRAKIIRVIAGIANNINQAVKLGNSQGRLYYSDIDKLQNSLDDVKKTFGEVLEVWRLQRS, from the coding sequence TTGATACAGAATTTGGAAATTACGAAAGGGGAAAAACGTATGGCAGATGGAAAGAGAAGATACAAGTCTGACAGGAAAGATTATAAGATATCGGTGAAGTTGTCAGAGAAAGATATGGATATTCTGAAAGCGGCACTTAAGCGAACAGGAATGACAGCAAGTGCCTATATAAGAGAATTAATTCGGACAGGAGGAAACATTGATACAAGTTATCCAGAGGACAGGGCAAAAATAATTCGTGTTATTGCAGGTATTGCAAATAATATTAATCAGGCGGTAAAGCTTGGCAATTCACAGGGAAGATTGTATTACAGCGATATTGATAAATTGCAGAACAGTCTGGATGATGTAAAGAAAACATTCGGGGAGGTGCTGGAAGTATGGCGATTACAAAGATCTTAA
- a CDS encoding DNA cytosine methyltransferase yields MITKDNMVYILKRTELKNITEHQLEEFISEFDLDDKGNVLIPYQHKGYTCNDKMDLFINSDIQAISFFSGCGGLDIGTQLAGVKVLSSLDFYEDSVNSLRKNPFFSHSEHFCENINNVNGKDYINIIKKNNPSKLLIVGGPPCQPFSKAGYWVKNENRKANDDPRNMIEPYFRLISEIMPDGFVLENVESILHPSNRPAVDVIVNNMEKLGYNFSMLKTNAADYGIPQKRKRVFFIATKKKIKASIVQTHGDDKAIKNNPKLLPYERVIDWIGKFDDELYYCDEQVDTTGKWNHELTCIPPGKNYIALSEKAGYPNPVFIAGKRYWSSLLKLHPLHPSWTIIASPGHWEGPFHWNNRRLSIRECAAIQTFPDDYVFYGSERSARKQIGNAVPPLLAKKIIEELCRWI; encoded by the coding sequence ATGATAACAAAAGATAATATGGTATATATACTTAAAAGAACGGAATTAAAGAATATAACAGAACATCAATTAGAAGAGTTTATTAGTGAATTTGATCTTGATGATAAGGGAAATGTGTTAATTCCATATCAGCATAAAGGATATACTTGTAACGATAAGATGGATTTGTTTATTAATTCTGACATACAGGCAATTAGCTTTTTCTCGGGTTGCGGCGGTTTAGATATTGGAACTCAATTAGCAGGGGTTAAAGTGCTGTCCAGTTTAGATTTTTATGAGGATAGTGTAAATTCCCTTAGAAAAAATCCATTTTTTTCACATAGTGAACATTTTTGTGAAAATATAAATAATGTTAATGGAAAAGATTATATCAATATTATAAAAAAGAATAATCCTAGTAAGCTGCTTATTGTAGGGGGACCGCCATGTCAGCCGTTTTCTAAAGCGGGTTATTGGGTAAAAAACGAAAATAGGAAAGCGAACGATGATCCTAGAAATATGATAGAACCATATTTTAGATTGATTTCCGAAATAATGCCAGATGGATTTGTATTAGAAAATGTTGAGAGTATACTTCATCCATCGAATCGACCGGCCGTTGATGTAATAGTAAATAATATGGAAAAGCTTGGCTATAATTTTTCTATGCTAAAGACAAATGCAGCAGACTATGGAATACCGCAAAAAAGGAAAAGAGTTTTTTTTATTGCTACAAAAAAGAAGATAAAGGCTAGTATTGTACAGACTCATGGAGATGATAAGGCTATAAAAAATAATCCGAAACTTCTACCATATGAAAGGGTAATTGATTGGATTGGAAAATTTGATGATGAGTTATACTATTGTGATGAGCAAGTTGATACAACAGGAAAATGGAATCATGAGTTAACTTGTATTCCACCAGGAAAGAACTATATTGCGTTATCGGAAAAAGCAGGTTATCCTAATCCGGTATTTATTGCAGGTAAGCGTTATTGGAGTTCTTTATTAAAACTACATCCCTTACATCCATCTTGGACAATTATAGCTAGTCCTGGACATTGGGAAGGTCCATTCCATTGGAATAATAGACGATTATCTATACGGGAATGTGCTGCAATACAAACATTTCCAGATGATTATGTTTTCTATGGCAGTGAAAGATCTGCAAGAAAACAGATAGGAAATGCAGTTCCGCCATTATTGGCAAAGAAAATTATCGAGGAATTATGTAGGTGGATATAA
- a CDS encoding LlaJI family restriction endonuclease, producing the protein MTKGFFRERKHYSLQEITDNLININMEETRRIVGILKKYGVVKAVKKNKPDFDDLSNEDIVLTDVVDSSSDIEYIFDYVGVVVIEGQVFKCYPKYIKSTEHLFENLKQALKVIKKYNASEQLIYLFNGEDDSKIFNRLAVSIHLLETYYTDGLYTNQKDIIETNGEGEILWDKTINETFAIIQNNKPYYVELQTKNTIDNDYDYFRRLHECVLTQCSRELSYAGLLELFELTEVELTQEELSDFGDVSYILYRLQSEIQTQYITRKQNLLKTIYTYIANEKTDKNDVSYSLYGTNSFNLVWEKVCADNFGSVLDKKIVDLPLSNPEWNKAEYKDKTLRKVIKSPRWRKTEFPDAEDPKVETLKPDLVCIYPVDEQKKDYCFGIYDAKYYCIDYQIHGDKAIISGQPGVGDVTKQYLYQLAFDDFIMKQGYRYVQNMFFCPDEVGDKQYGWVQMEILNHVGNKRLENIAVVKLCASKMYQLYLDNQTISEYEINQYIPDIGRQKISEQNFANRMLAYLMRITNASKMAEEKLEMKADRGKLIYPRQIKRELGAKIIYDAICPVASKAFYGFNPYEKENYGNMVAEDIGNSYERCNQIADASIEIEKKIKELSEKELQDEKVIIDILRKCFEDKEDIVSMAEGDNLELLAEKVMELVIEVYL; encoded by the coding sequence ATGACGAAGGGTTTCTTTCGTGAGAGAAAGCATTATTCTTTACAGGAAATAACAGACAATTTGATTAATATAAATATGGAAGAAACCAGACGCATTGTCGGGATTCTTAAAAAATATGGGGTAGTTAAAGCTGTAAAAAAGAATAAGCCAGATTTTGATGATTTATCAAATGAAGATATTGTCTTGACTGATGTGGTAGACAGTTCAAGCGATATAGAATATATATTTGATTATGTTGGAGTTGTTGTAATCGAGGGACAAGTTTTTAAATGCTATCCTAAATATATCAAATCAACAGAACATCTATTTGAGAATCTGAAGCAGGCTTTAAAGGTTATAAAAAAATACAATGCATCAGAACAATTGATTTATCTATTTAATGGAGAAGATGATAGTAAGATTTTTAATAGATTAGCTGTATCTATTCATTTGTTAGAGACATATTATACTGATGGTTTGTACACAAATCAGAAAGATATAATTGAAACAAATGGAGAAGGTGAGATTTTATGGGATAAGACTATAAATGAAACATTTGCAATTATACAGAATAACAAACCATATTATGTGGAATTACAGACTAAGAATACGATTGACAATGACTATGATTATTTTCGACGGCTACATGAATGTGTTCTTACACAATGTAGCAGAGAATTATCATATGCAGGACTTTTAGAATTGTTTGAATTGACAGAAGTTGAGCTGACACAAGAAGAACTGTCTGATTTTGGCGATGTGAGTTATATATTATATCGGTTGCAGTCTGAGATACAAACTCAATATATTACAAGGAAACAGAATCTTCTAAAAACAATATATACATATATTGCTAACGAGAAAACAGACAAAAATGATGTGAGCTATAGTTTATATGGAACTAATAGTTTTAACTTGGTTTGGGAAAAAGTATGTGCTGATAATTTTGGAAGTGTTCTAGATAAGAAAATAGTAGATCTCCCATTAAGTAATCCGGAATGGAATAAAGCTGAATATAAAGATAAAACATTAAGAAAAGTGATTAAATCACCAAGATGGAGAAAAACAGAGTTCCCGGATGCAGAAGATCCAAAGGTGGAAACATTAAAACCTGATTTGGTATGCATATATCCTGTTGATGAACAGAAAAAAGATTATTGCTTTGGAATATATGATGCAAAATATTATTGTATAGATTATCAAATACATGGAGATAAAGCTATCATTAGTGGACAACCGGGTGTGGGTGATGTCACAAAGCAATATTTATATCAATTAGCATTTGATGATTTTATTATGAAACAGGGATACAGATATGTGCAAAATATGTTTTTCTGTCCTGATGAAGTTGGAGATAAGCAGTATGGTTGGGTACAGATGGAAATTCTAAATCATGTTGGAAATAAAAGATTGGAAAATATAGCAGTTGTAAAATTATGTGCATCAAAGATGTATCAACTGTATCTTGATAATCAGACAATTAGTGAGTATGAGATTAATCAATATATACCAGATATAGGTAGACAGAAAATATCAGAGCAAAATTTTGCTAATCGAATGCTGGCATATCTTATGCGTATTACAAACGCTAGTAAAATGGCTGAGGAAAAACTTGAGATGAAAGCAGACCGAGGTAAATTGATATATCCTAGACAGATAAAAAGAGAACTGGGAGCAAAGATTATCTATGATGCTATCTGCCCGGTTGCAAGCAAAGCTTTTTATGGATTTAATCCATACGAAAAAGAAAACTATGGCAATATGGTAGCAGAGGATATAGGTAACTCTTATGAAAGATGCAATCAGATTGCAGATGCATCTATTGAAATAGAGAAAAAGATAAAAGAGTTGTCGGAAAAGGAACTTCAGGATGAAAAGGTAATTATAGATATTCTCAGGAAGTGTTTTGAGGATAAAGAAGATATAGTATCTATGGCTGAAGGGGATAACTTGGAGCTGCTGGCTGAAAAAGTTATGGAATTGGTTATTGAAGTATATTTGTAA